From Chryseobacterium shandongense, the proteins below share one genomic window:
- a CDS encoding asparaginase, whose protein sequence is MKRKVLLIYTGGTIGMEKDYKTGSLRAFDFGNIFEKMPEMTLMECEVFVHPFSKPLDSSDMGPEEWKIIAHYIHKNYNNYDGFLVLHGTDTMSYTASALSFMLKGLKKPVILTGSQLPIGDLRTDAKENLLTSLYYASLYENDEAVIQEVAIYFEYKLLRGNRTLKYSAEYFDAYSSPNYPILGQSGVHLNIIKENLHRCESGIEFHVDDHISEDIIFWRIFPGMNLNHFKEIPKMKVLILQVFGSGTIFSSDKTVETLQQIRNNGTEIVVVSQCISGGISFGKYENSNIFSRIGAISGKDMTAESAITKAMHLIDNPNYEGSFGDNFTKSLCGEISH, encoded by the coding sequence ATGAAACGAAAAGTCCTTTTGATCTATACCGGCGGAACCATCGGTATGGAAAAAGATTATAAAACCGGAAGTCTCCGTGCATTTGATTTTGGAAATATTTTTGAAAAAATGCCCGAAATGACGCTGATGGAATGTGAGGTTTTCGTTCACCCTTTTTCAAAGCCACTTGATTCATCTGATATGGGTCCGGAAGAGTGGAAAATTATCGCTCATTATATTCATAAGAATTACAATAATTACGACGGCTTTCTGGTTCTTCACGGAACAGATACGATGTCTTATACCGCTTCAGCACTCAGCTTTATGCTAAAAGGGCTCAAAAAACCGGTGATCCTTACCGGCTCCCAGCTTCCAATCGGTGACCTGCGCACAGATGCCAAGGAAAATCTTTTAACCAGTCTTTATTATGCAAGTTTATATGAAAATGATGAGGCTGTAATCCAGGAAGTAGCCATCTATTTTGAATACAAATTGCTGAGAGGAAACCGTACCCTGAAATATTCTGCGGAGTACTTTGACGCATACTCCAGTCCGAATTATCCGATTCTAGGACAATCGGGAGTACATCTCAATATTATCAAGGAAAATCTTCACCGCTGTGAATCAGGAATCGAATTTCATGTGGATGATCATATTTCGGAAGATATTATTTTCTGGAGAATTTTTCCGGGAATGAATCTTAATCATTTTAAAGAAATCCCGAAAATGAAAGTATTGATCCTTCAGGTTTTTGGTTCCGGAACTATTTTCAGCAGTGATAAAACAGTGGAAACCTTACAGCAGATCAGAAACAACGGAACCGAGATTGTAGTAGTAAGCCAGTGTATTTCAGGAGGAATCTCATTCGGGAAGTACGAAAATAGCAATATTTTTTCCAGAATCGGGGCTATCAGCGGAAAGGATATGACCGCTGAAAGCGCTATCACAAAAGCAATGCATCTTATAGACAACCCGAATTATGAAGGAAGTTTCGGTGATAATTTTACCAAAAGCCTTTGTGGAGAAATTTCTCACTAA
- a CDS encoding helix-turn-helix domain-containing protein: MIKKLLLIFCTISLQYFFSQEIYSDYYELRKKYEDLEENDIIAFTYIRPYISKAKKEKNYEKLVQGYKDAVFYALLDEEKLKYTDSMVWAANLSRDKDLMIVAHIDKGVIYYYNYKKFQLALNEYLEAYEYSKNTRNEYLKYQNLYHIGVVKSYLGYYDEAADLFGKCLLYYREKSTSDIHPNLIYNNKKGYLNSLHQLIICYRHLGKYKEMDAAIKKGLTEAGSSKDYAQEKGYFLLSKGISEYREKQYEKALSDLNSSLLSIRNSRDFARLSVNYFFIGKSYLGMNDDQKSVVYFRKIDSIFNKHQFILPELRENYEILINYSKKNKDQDKQLYYTGQLLKADSIMSKDFSYLSPKIHKDYDTKTLLEEKNKLQKINYLVTVIIILLVIWAIGLIMLFTKKQKKAKEIKQKYILLEEKFVKDQNISEVPNNTIEEKRVNLHEGKVEELLRKLQTFENKKGFTQKGLTISKLAAQLGTNSSYLSQVINEYKGGNFNKYLSQLRINYITNLLFEDRKYLKYNIETLAKECGIASRQNFSDLFYEINGIRPTDFIKKRIQEIENNN; encoded by the coding sequence GTGATCAAAAAACTACTTCTTATATTTTGTACCATAAGCCTCCAATATTTCTTTTCGCAGGAAATATATAGTGATTATTATGAGCTGAGGAAAAAATACGAAGACCTAGAAGAGAATGATATTATAGCGTTTACCTACATACGGCCTTATATCAGCAAAGCAAAAAAAGAAAAAAACTACGAAAAATTAGTTCAGGGATATAAAGACGCTGTTTTTTATGCACTTCTTGATGAAGAAAAGCTGAAATATACAGACAGTATGGTTTGGGCGGCCAATCTTTCCAGGGATAAAGACCTTATGATTGTTGCGCATATTGACAAGGGGGTTATTTATTATTACAACTATAAAAAATTCCAGCTTGCCCTCAACGAATACCTCGAAGCTTATGAATACTCAAAAAATACTAGAAACGAGTACCTGAAGTATCAGAACCTTTATCATATTGGGGTAGTAAAAAGCTATTTGGGATATTATGATGAAGCAGCCGATCTATTCGGAAAATGTCTTTTATATTATAGAGAGAAGTCAACATCGGATATTCATCCTAATTTAATCTATAATAATAAAAAAGGGTATCTCAACAGCCTTCATCAGCTGATTATCTGCTACCGGCACCTGGGAAAATATAAAGAGATGGATGCTGCAATAAAAAAAGGACTTACCGAAGCCGGAAGCAGCAAGGATTATGCACAGGAAAAAGGATATTTCCTTCTTTCAAAAGGTATTTCCGAGTATAGGGAAAAACAATATGAAAAAGCCTTGTCAGACCTCAACTCATCTCTTCTTTCTATCCGCAACAGCAGAGATTTCGCCAGGCTTTCCGTCAATTATTTTTTTATTGGCAAAAGTTATCTCGGGATGAATGACGATCAAAAATCTGTCGTTTATTTCAGAAAAATTGATTCTATCTTTAATAAACATCAGTTTATTCTTCCTGAACTCAGGGAAAATTATGAGATCCTCATCAACTATAGCAAAAAAAATAAAGATCAGGATAAACAGCTTTATTATACGGGGCAATTGCTGAAAGCAGACAGTATTATGTCAAAAGATTTTAGTTATCTCTCTCCGAAGATCCATAAAGATTACGACACCAAAACATTATTGGAAGAAAAAAATAAACTGCAGAAAATCAATTATTTGGTAACTGTTATTATTATTCTTCTGGTTATCTGGGCAATCGGTCTAATAATGCTTTTCACTAAAAAACAGAAAAAGGCGAAAGAAATAAAGCAAAAATATATACTGCTTGAAGAAAAGTTTGTAAAAGACCAGAACATTTCCGAAGTGCCAAATAATACGATAGAAGAAAAAAGAGTCAATCTTCATGAGGGTAAGGTTGAAGAACTGCTACGCAAGCTGCAGACTTTTGAAAACAAGAAAGGATTTACCCAAAAAGGACTTACAATCAGTAAACTGGCAGCACAGTTGGGCACGAACTCCAGTTATCTTTCTCAGGTTATTAATGAATATAAAGGCGGAAATTTCAATAAATATCTTAGCCAGCTCCGGATCAATTATATTACAAATCTGCTCTTTGAGGACAGAAAATATTTAAAATATAATATTGAGACTCTTGCCAAAGAATGTGGAATTGCATCACGGCAGAATTTTTCCGATCTCTTCTATGAAATCAACGGAATTAGGCCCACAGATTTTATTAAAAAAAGGATACAGGAAATTGAAAATAATAATTGA
- a CDS encoding M20/M25/M40 family metallo-hydrolase — MKKIIFILISILILLIIVVVIKTVTYPFKKVNSNITSGWKMIKDDSAIQRLSGGLKIPTVSSGELGEFNYSTFDTIKEYLKNSYPLIYQNTEFVEVNTYGLIFRLKGSNSSLSPILFLSHTDVVPPGDAEVKDKSENIFRPDDRPLPAVSEVSEEWDFGPFSGAVANGRIYGRGSVDMKGMLFSLLESMNNLIKTKHFPQRDIYLAFGFDEEVGGQQGAVKIAEYFKNKNIQFDAVYDEGGLILEKGSVTGIDSDVAVIGCAEKGFLSVKIKVKGLGGHSSMPPAESAIGKAAVIMQRLEKDQMKPVMTPLINQFFTNVGGSMPFVNRMAIANQWLLRPVLLSQLTKNNSTNALIRTTTALTMMKGSDAPNVLSPEIEFVVNFRLLPGNTVKDVKEHIANATKGFEVEIEEIDSVKEASTISSSNTKAFKLIESAIKEIHPTAIATPYLTVGATDAYKYQIVSKNIYRFMPIKINNAEKQSIHSTNEYLSIENYMKMIHYFEYIMKNYDK; from the coding sequence ATGAAAAAGATCATCTTCATCCTCATTAGCATCCTTATTCTCCTGATCATTGTAGTTGTAATTAAAACGGTTACTTATCCTTTTAAAAAAGTAAATTCCAATATTACTTCAGGCTGGAAAATGATAAAAGATGATTCTGCCATTCAAAGGCTTTCGGGTGGTCTGAAAATTCCAACGGTATCATCCGGCGAATTGGGAGAATTTAATTATTCAACATTTGATACCATCAAAGAATACCTCAAAAACTCTTACCCACTAATTTATCAGAATACAGAATTTGTTGAAGTTAATACGTACGGTTTGATATTCCGGTTAAAAGGCAGCAATTCTTCTCTCAGCCCTATTTTATTTCTCTCACATACCGATGTTGTTCCTCCGGGAGATGCTGAGGTGAAAGACAAAAGTGAAAATATCTTCAGGCCGGATGACAGACCTTTGCCCGCTGTATCGGAAGTTTCAGAGGAGTGGGATTTCGGGCCTTTTTCCGGGGCAGTTGCCAACGGAAGAATCTACGGAAGAGGCTCTGTCGATATGAAAGGAATGCTGTTCTCTTTGCTGGAATCCATGAATAATTTAATTAAAACAAAACATTTTCCACAACGGGATATTTATCTTGCATTCGGGTTTGATGAAGAAGTGGGCGGACAGCAGGGCGCCGTAAAGATTGCGGAATATTTTAAGAATAAAAACATACAGTTTGATGCCGTGTACGATGAAGGTGGTTTAATTCTGGAAAAGGGGAGTGTTACAGGAATAGATTCAGATGTCGCGGTGATCGGATGTGCAGAAAAGGGATTTCTCTCTGTTAAAATTAAGGTAAAAGGTCTTGGCGGACATTCCTCTATGCCACCGGCAGAATCGGCCATCGGAAAAGCAGCGGTCATCATGCAGCGTCTGGAAAAAGATCAGATGAAACCTGTCATGACGCCGCTCATTAATCAGTTTTTCACCAATGTGGGCGGGTCAATGCCTTTCGTCAACAGAATGGCTATTGCCAATCAATGGTTGTTGAGACCCGTACTTCTTTCACAGCTTACAAAAAATAATTCTACTAATGCCCTCATTCGTACAACAACGGCTTTAACCATGATGAAAGGAAGTGATGCTCCCAATGTGCTCTCACCCGAAATAGAATTTGTGGTTAATTTCAGGCTTCTTCCCGGTAATACTGTAAAAGATGTGAAAGAACATATCGCTAATGCCACCAAAGGATTTGAGGTGGAAATTGAAGAAATTGACAGCGTGAAGGAAGCTTCTACTATTTCTTCATCAAATACGAAAGCGTTTAAATTAATTGAATCGGCTATTAAAGAAATTCATCCTACAGCAATAGCAACGCCTTATCTTACGGTGGGCGCAACAGATGCTTACAAATACCAGATCGTAAGCAAAAATATTTACCGCTTTATGCCAATAAAAATTAATAACGCTGAAAAACAGTCGATTCACAGTACAAACGAATATCTCAGCATAGAAAACTACATGAAAATGATTCATTACTTTGAATACATCATGAAAAATTATGATAAATAA